One window of Halorussus sp. MSC15.2 genomic DNA carries:
- a CDS encoding alpha/beta fold hydrolase → MSLHHAADPSDEAKPYVEALADVCDHYDVDVESQYATLSDPASKVHYLTAGEGPPLLLLHGLSTNGATWVPMFDALTDHFTVYAPDRPGRGLSTAVDYRETGFRQFGVEYLADLLDALGIEETAVVGNSLGGFQSLALAVDYPERVRRLCLVGAPAGLSRSIPPLFRVLDLPLVGDWLFDFIEAESVADARDAYRRINVEDDSALPDAYFEPGLVAEDLPGQRESLRSLMETLGTMRGMRPQFDLREAVSGIETPTRFVWGTEDYFWSPSVGRPVASTMANADFVTLNDHGHMPWLEPDDDATEAVVEFLSEA, encoded by the coding sequence ATGTCTCTCCACCACGCCGCCGACCCGAGCGATGAGGCGAAACCCTACGTCGAAGCGCTCGCGGATGTCTGCGACCACTACGACGTGGACGTCGAATCTCAGTACGCCACGCTTTCCGACCCCGCCAGTAAAGTCCACTACCTGACCGCGGGCGAGGGGCCGCCCCTGCTCCTCCTCCACGGACTCAGCACTAACGGGGCCACGTGGGTTCCGATGTTCGACGCCCTGACGGACCACTTCACCGTCTACGCACCCGACCGACCGGGTCGCGGTCTCTCGACCGCGGTGGACTACCGCGAGACCGGTTTCCGGCAATTCGGCGTCGAGTACCTCGCCGACCTGCTCGACGCGCTCGGAATCGAGGAGACGGCGGTGGTGGGCAACTCGCTCGGCGGGTTCCAGTCGCTCGCGCTGGCCGTAGATTACCCCGAGCGCGTGCGCCGCCTCTGTCTCGTCGGCGCGCCCGCCGGACTCTCGCGGTCGATTCCGCCCCTGTTCCGAGTCCTCGACCTTCCCTTGGTCGGTGACTGGCTGTTCGACTTCATCGAGGCGGAGTCGGTCGCGGACGCTCGGGACGCCTACCGTCGGATAAACGTCGAGGACGATTCCGCGCTCCCCGACGCCTACTTCGAACCCGGACTCGTCGCCGAGGACCTGCCGGGCCAGCGCGAGAGTCTGCGCTCGCTGATGGAGACCCTCGGGACGATGCGGGGGATGCGACCCCAGTTCGACCTGCGCGAAGCGGTCTCGGGAATCGAGACGCCGACGCGGTTCGTCTGGGGGACCGAGGACTACTTCTGGTCGCCGTCGGTCGGTCGCCCGGTTGCCAGCACGATGGCGAACGCCGACTTCGTGACGCTGAACGACCACGGCCACATGCCGTGGCTCGAACCGGACGACGACGCGACCGAAGCGGTGGTCGAGTTCCTCTCCGAGGCGTAG